From one Orcinus orca chromosome 10, mOrcOrc1.1, whole genome shotgun sequence genomic stretch:
- the MED20 gene encoding mediator of RNA polymerase II transcription subunit 20 isoform X1 yields MGVTCVSQMPVAEGKSVQQTVELLTRKLEMLGAEKQGTFCVDCETYHTAASTLGSQGQAGKLMYVMHNSEYPLSCFALFENGPCLVADTNFDVLMVKLKGFFQSAKASKIETRGTRYQYCDFLVKVGTVTMGPSARGISVEVEYGPCVVASDCWSLLLEFLQSFLGSHTPGAPTVFGNRHDAVYSPADTMVQYMELFNKIRKQQQVIEKRKPNQ; encoded by the exons ATGGGAGTGACTTG TGTGTCCCAGATGCCCGTGGCCGAGGGCAAGAGTGTCCAGCAGACCGTGGAGCTCCTCACCCGGAAATTGGAGATGCTTGGAGCAGAGAAGCAAGGAACATTTTGTGTGGACTGTGAGACCTACCACACGGCTGCCTCTACCCTTGGCAGCCAAG GTCAGGCCGGGAAGCTGATGTATGTGATGCACAATTCCGAGTACCCTTTGAGCTGCTTCGCCCTCTTTGAGAACGGCCCTTGCCTTGTTGCTGACACCAACTTTGATGTGCTCATGGTGAAGCTCAAGGGCTTTTTCCAGAGTGCCAAGGCCAGCAAGATTGAGACCCGGGGCACCCGCTACCAGTACTGTGACTTCCTAGTGAAGGTGGGCACGGTTACAATGGGGCCCAGTGCCCGAGGCATCTCCGTGGAG GTGGAGTATGGCCCCTGTGTGGTAGCTAGCGACTGCTGGAGCCTGCTGCTCGAGTTCCTGCAGAGCTTTCTAGGCAGCCACaccccaggggctcccactgtGTTTGGGAACAGGCACGACGCTGTCTACAGCCCAGCAGACACCATGGTCCAGTACATGGAACTCTTCAACAAGATCCGCAAGCAGCAGCAG GTAATAGAGAAGAGGAAACCTAACCAATGA
- the MED20 gene encoding mediator of RNA polymerase II transcription subunit 20 isoform X2 → MGVTCVSQMPVAEGKSVQQTVELLTRKLEMLGAEKQGTFCVDCETYHTAASTLGSQGQAGKLMYVMHNSEYPLSCFALFENGPCLVADTNFDVLMVKLKGFFQSAKASKIETRGTRYQYCDFLVKVGTVTMGPSARGISVEVEYGPCVVASDCWSLLLEFLQSFLGSHTPGAPTVFGNRHDAVYSPADTMVQYMELFNKIRKQQQVPVAGIR, encoded by the exons ATGGGAGTGACTTG TGTGTCCCAGATGCCCGTGGCCGAGGGCAAGAGTGTCCAGCAGACCGTGGAGCTCCTCACCCGGAAATTGGAGATGCTTGGAGCAGAGAAGCAAGGAACATTTTGTGTGGACTGTGAGACCTACCACACGGCTGCCTCTACCCTTGGCAGCCAAG GTCAGGCCGGGAAGCTGATGTATGTGATGCACAATTCCGAGTACCCTTTGAGCTGCTTCGCCCTCTTTGAGAACGGCCCTTGCCTTGTTGCTGACACCAACTTTGATGTGCTCATGGTGAAGCTCAAGGGCTTTTTCCAGAGTGCCAAGGCCAGCAAGATTGAGACCCGGGGCACCCGCTACCAGTACTGTGACTTCCTAGTGAAGGTGGGCACGGTTACAATGGGGCCCAGTGCCCGAGGCATCTCCGTGGAG GTGGAGTATGGCCCCTGTGTGGTAGCTAGCGACTGCTGGAGCCTGCTGCTCGAGTTCCTGCAGAGCTTTCTAGGCAGCCACaccccaggggctcccactgtGTTTGGGAACAGGCACGACGCTGTCTACAGCCCAGCAGACACCATGGTCCAGTACATGGAACTCTTCAACAAGATCCGCAAGCAGCAGCAGGTGCCGGTGGCGGGGATCCGTTAG